GCAACTTCAGTAGGAGCAATATTTGGAGCAAAAGTTTCTATCATGATAAATGTAGAAAGTCTTTCTTTAATATATGCGCTGATATTAATAACAATGGCCATATTAAGCCTATCTAGAAACAAATCAGATTTTGGAGATTACTCAAAACCAACCTCAAAATTAGCTTATAAACTTCAACTTGTTGATAGTGTTACTATCCTAAATAAAAAATATGATTATAAAGTTTATAATATAGGCCCTGGTTTTATAAGCATGGTGGGAGCTGGTTTTTTATCTGGACTTCTAGGGATTGGAGCTGGTGCTTTTAAAGTTATTGGCATGGATAAAATTATGAAGATACCATTTAAAGTCAGTGCTTCCACAAGTAGTTTTATTATGGGATTGACGGCTTTTGCTGGTGCTAGCGCATATTACTTTGCAGGATATATAGATCCTATTATAGCTATGCCAATAGCTTTAGGAACCTTAATAGGAGCTACTATAGGTTCTAAAACTATGAGTTTAGTACCTGTTAGAATTTTAAGATTTATTTTCTTCTTAGTTGTGATTTCCGCAGCTATACAAATGTTATATAAGAGTTTTTAATGAATATGGATAAAAATAAAGTTGTAATATTTATATTAAAGTTAAATCTTTGGTTAGCCTTAATTATTTGTTTTATTGGTTTTATAGGACTTTCAATAGAAATTATCCATAATGGAAACTATAGCTATATTTTTGCTGAGAATTTATTTTCTACACATATAATGGAAGCCGGAATTTTATTATTATTAGTAATGCCTATTACTAGAGTTGTTCTAGAATTCATTTTTTTTATTAAAAATAAGAATTATGAATATATTATTATTTGTTTGTTATTATTTGCTATTGTTGTAGCAAGTATCGTATGTTAGATAGAATATTCTAATCAAAAATGTTAATATCTTTTTCATTAATTATTGTTTAATGATCTAATAAAAAAGGTTCATATAGACTATGTTTACAAGCTTATCAGAAAGATTACAAGACTCGTTTAAAAAAATAAAAGGTCAAACTTCACTGACAGAAGAAAATATTAGCTCAGCTTTAAGAGATATCAGAATGTCTCTTTTAGAAGCAGATGTTGCTTTACCTGTAGTAAAAAAATTCATAGAAAGTCTTAAGGAAAAAGCAATTGGTGAAGAAGTTAGAAAAAGTTTAACTCCTGACCAAACATTTATTTCTTTTGTAAAAAAAGAAATTGAAAGAGCTTTAGGAGAAGAGTCTTCACCATTAAATTTAAAAACGCAACCTCCAGCAGTTATTCTTATGGCAGGTTTGCAAGGTGCTGGTAAAACCACATCGACAGCAAAACTAGCTAAATATTTAAGAGACAAAGAAAAGAAAAAGGTGATGGTTGTCAGTGCTGATATTTATCGCCCTGCTGCTATTGATCAGTTAAGAACTTTGGCTAATGATTTAGGTATAGATTTTTTTGACTCTAATGTGACTCAGAGACCTGAGTATATTGTTACAGAAGCTATAAAATCAGCAAAAAGTAAATTAATAGATGTACTTATTGTTGATACAGCTGGTCGATTACATATTGATGAAAATATGATGGATGAGATTAAGCAACTTCACAAAATTGCTAATCCAATAGAAACACTTTTCACTGTAGATAGTATGACTGGTCAAGATGCTGCTGTAACAGCAAAAGCATTCAATGATGCTCTAGAGCTTACTGGTGTTATTTTGACGAAGACTGATGGTGATGCTAGAGGTGGTGCCGCATTATCTATTAGAGAAATAACAGGTAAGCCTATAAAATTTTTAGGAACTGGTGAAAAAACTGAAGCTTTAGAACCTTTCCATCCAGAAAGAGTCGCTTCTAGAATTCTTGGAATGGGTGATGTATTAAGCCTTATAGAAAGTATAGAAGAGAAGACTGAAAAAGAAGCTGCTCAAAAATTAACTAAGAAATTAAAAAGCGGCAAAAATTTTGACCTTGAAGACTTTAAAAATCAAATATCTCAAATGAAAAATATGGGTGGTGTTGGCTCTATAATGGCTAAACTACCAAATATGCCTAACTTACCAGGTAATATTGGCGATGATATGTTTAAAAAAATTGAGGCTATGATAGACTCTATGACACCATATGAGAGAAGAAATCCTGATCTTATTAAGAATAGTAGAAAACAAAGAATCGTAGCTGGTTCAGGCACTACTGTTCAAGATTTGAATAAACTTCTTAAACAACACTCTCAAATGAAAAAAATGATGAAGAGTGTTATAGGTAAAAAAGGCGGAATGGCAAATATGATGAAACGCATGTCTGCTATGCAGGGTATGGGTAATATGCCTGGTTTGTTTGGTAGAAAATAAGTAATAACTATAGGAATATCAGAATCAATGATAGGTGATAAAAATTTTGATAAAGTTTCGAATATAAATATAAAAAAGGAAAAAGTATTGATTCCTGCAGAAGTTCTAATTCAAGAAATACCTCTATTAAAAACTTCTTTTGAAACAGTTAGAAAATCTCGTAAAGAAATAGCTGAAGTTATTCATGGTAAAGATGATCGAGTAGTTGTTGTAGTTGGACCATGTTCTATTCACGATACAGATGCAGCTATTGAATATGCAACTAAATTAAAAAAAGAAGTTAAAAAATTCCATAAAGAAATTGTGATTGTTATGAGAGTATATTTTGAAAAACCTCGTACAACAATTGGTTGGAAAGGATTTGTAAATGATCCAGATCTTAATAATTCATACAATATAAATAAAGGATTACGTCTTGCTCGTTCTCTTCTTTCTGAAATTACCAGTATGGGACTACCTTGTGCTACAGAGTTCTTAGATGTAATTACTCCACAATATTTCGCTGAATTAATTTCTTGGGGCGCCATTGGTGCTAGAACTGTTGAAAGCCAAGTACATAGAGAGCTTGCTTCTGGTTTATC
This region of Francisella frigiditurris genomic DNA includes:
- the ffh gene encoding signal recognition particle protein yields the protein MFTSLSERLQDSFKKIKGQTSLTEENISSALRDIRMSLLEADVALPVVKKFIESLKEKAIGEEVRKSLTPDQTFISFVKKEIERALGEESSPLNLKTQPPAVILMAGLQGAGKTTSTAKLAKYLRDKEKKKVMVVSADIYRPAAIDQLRTLANDLGIDFFDSNVTQRPEYIVTEAIKSAKSKLIDVLIVDTAGRLHIDENMMDEIKQLHKIANPIETLFTVDSMTGQDAAVTAKAFNDALELTGVILTKTDGDARGGAALSIREITGKPIKFLGTGEKTEALEPFHPERVASRILGMGDVLSLIESIEEKTEKEAAQKLTKKLKSGKNFDLEDFKNQISQMKNMGGVGSIMAKLPNMPNLPGNIGDDMFKKIEAMIDSMTPYERRNPDLIKNSRKQRIVAGSGTTVQDLNKLLKQHSQMKKMMKSVIGKKGGMANMMKRMSAMQGMGNMPGLFGRK
- a CDS encoding 3-deoxy-7-phosphoheptulonate synthase translates to MIGDKNFDKVSNINIKKEKVLIPAEVLIQEIPLLKTSFETVRKSRKEIAEVIHGKDDRVVVVVGPCSIHDTDAAIEYATKLKKEVKKFHKEIVIVMRVYFEKPRTTIGWKGFVNDPDLNNSYNINKGLRLARSLLSEITSMGLPCATEFLDVITPQYFAELISWGAIGARTVESQVHRELASGLSAPIGFKNATNGDIQVAVDAVKSATYPHHFLSTTKSGSTAIFETKGNQNGHIILRGGATGPNFSKEYVDECVAKLKKADIDTKIMIDCSHGNSRKDHKKQKDVLADICKQIENGRDVFGIMIESNLVAGNQDINKKPLEYGKSVTDACVNFDETLEMLQMLSDAVKARRSNK
- a CDS encoding DUF1634 domain-containing protein codes for the protein MDKNKVVIFILKLNLWLALIICFIGFIGLSIEIIHNGNYSYIFAENLFSTHIMEAGILLLLVMPITRVVLEFIFFIKNKNYEYIIICLLLFAIVVASIVC
- a CDS encoding sulfite exporter TauE/SafE family protein, yielding MTNIFLFDFLIFIVSIVGGFLGSMVGLGGAAIITPFLVVFMGVNVHHAMGAALLSIICTSTASSIVSMKSHGLTKEKLGIFLALATSVGAIFGAKVSIMINVESLSLIYALILITMAILSLSRNKSDFGDYSKPTSKLAYKLQLVDSVTILNKKYDYKVYNIGPGFISMVGAGFLSGLLGIGAGAFKVIGMDKIMKIPFKVSASTSSFIMGLTAFAGASAYYFAGYIDPIIAMPIALGTLIGATIGSKTMSLVPVRILRFIFFLVVISAAIQMLYKSF